Proteins from a genomic interval of Alphaproteobacteria bacterium:
- a CDS encoding restriction endonuclease codes for MSIPSYQDFMNPVLQVYAKSGDIMKRTDVIDAVVNILNLTPEDIDKTLKSGEPIVSSRVYWAAYFMFRAGLLERVKRGSYKITDEGKRVASSGDRVDDAYLMKYPDFVNFMNTSNTGKKTKAQSAPNTPDSTCQTPIDPEEMLESAINDLNSVLEDDILSNLKTVDPRRFETIVVDLMEAMDYGVGTPTRYVADGGIDGIIDEDELGLSKIYLQAKRYTDSKVNEKEMRDFVGALATNNVNKGVFITTSDFSEKAEKAAKGAHGYTIVLINGAKLAQLMREHGLGAKPKKNYDVKEFDASYFEIV; via the coding sequence ATGTCCATCCCAAGTTATCAAGATTTTATGAACCCTGTATTGCAAGTGTATGCAAAATCGGGCGATATTATGAAACGTACAGATGTAATTGACGCTGTTGTGAATATATTGAACTTAACACCAGAAGATATAGATAAAACATTGAAGTCCGGCGAGCCGATTGTGTCTAGTCGTGTGTATTGGGCTGCATATTTTATGTTTCGTGCGGGGCTTTTAGAACGTGTAAAACGTGGTAGTTATAAAATTACAGATGAAGGCAAAAGAGTCGCCTCTTCAGGTGATAGAGTAGACGACGCATATTTAATGAAGTATCCAGATTTTGTAAACTTTATGAACACATCAAATACAGGTAAAAAAACAAAAGCTCAATCTGCACCAAATACACCTGATTCCACTTGTCAAACGCCGATAGATCCAGAAGAAATGCTGGAAAGTGCAATTAACGACCTAAATTCTGTATTAGAAGATGATATTTTATCAAATTTAAAGACTGTTGACCCAAGACGCTTTGAGACAATAGTAGTAGATTTAATGGAGGCTATGGATTATGGCGTGGGTACACCAACTAGATATGTTGCGGATGGAGGCATTGATGGAATTATAGATGAAGATGAGCTGGGGCTGTCCAAGATATACCTACAGGCCAAACGTTATACAGATTCCAAAGTTAATGAAAAAGAAATGCGCGATTTTGTGGGCGCTCTGGCAACAAATAATGTAAACAAGGGCGTGTTTATAACGACTTCTGATTTTTCAGAAAAGGCGGAAAAAGCTGCAAAAGGCGCACATGGCTATACAATTGTTTTAATAAATGGGGCCAAACTGGCGCAGTTAATGCGCGAACACGGTTTGGGTGCCAAACCGAAGAAAAATTACGACGTAAAAGAGTTTGACGCGTCGTATTTTGAGATTGTGTAA
- a CDS encoding DNA methyltransferase: MSGYKTSKINNRRYLGNKYKLLPFIVDVVEKECRNIKVIADIFAGTGAVSSAFDKSMVIITNDLMYSNYICNYAWFGAETYDQQKIIDLVVKYNSLGSCRDNYMTRNFADTYFSKKDCSKIGYIRNDIEQLFKKKQINARERAILITSLLYAMDKIAQTCGHYDAYRKGCNYENELELYVPLAPVDNNPKNKCFNTDANLLVREIEADLVYIDPPYNSRQYCDAYHLLENVARWEKPEVHGVAKKMDRSKLKSEYCTNKATDAFADLISNIKAKYIMLSYNNMSQKGNDRSNAKISDEDILRILRGKGKVKVFSQQYKAFTTGKSDIADNEERLFLCECSGGVE; this comes from the coding sequence GTGAGCGGGTATAAAACCTCTAAGATAAATAACCGGCGTTATTTAGGTAATAAGTATAAATTATTGCCCTTTATTGTCGATGTTGTTGAAAAGGAGTGTCGTAATATCAAAGTGATAGCCGATATTTTTGCTGGTACAGGCGCTGTGTCTTCCGCTTTTGATAAAAGCATGGTTATCATTACAAATGATTTGATGTACAGTAATTATATTTGCAATTACGCCTGGTTTGGTGCGGAAACATATGATCAACAAAAAATTATTGATCTTGTGGTTAAATATAACTCATTAGGATCTTGTCGTGATAATTATATGACAAGAAATTTTGCAGACACCTATTTTAGCAAGAAAGATTGTTCCAAAATTGGCTATATAAGAAACGACATAGAACAGTTGTTCAAAAAGAAACAAATAAACGCCAGAGAAAGAGCGATTCTAATAACCTCGTTGTTGTATGCTATGGATAAAATAGCACAAACCTGTGGACATTATGACGCTTATCGCAAGGGTTGTAATTATGAAAATGAACTGGAATTGTATGTGCCACTGGCTCCGGTTGATAACAACCCCAAAAACAAATGTTTTAACACAGATGCAAATTTGCTTGTCAGAGAAATAGAAGCCGATCTGGTCTATATTGATCCTCCATATAATTCTAGACAATATTGCGATGCGTACCATTTGTTGGAAAATGTAGCTCGTTGGGAAAAGCCAGAGGTGCATGGTGTGGCGAAAAAGATGGATCGCAGTAAATTAAAAAGCGAATATTGCACAAATAAAGCAACAGATGCATTTGCAGATTTGATCAGTAATATCAAGGCAAAATATATTATGTTGTCTTATAATAACATGTCGCAAAAGGGTAATGACAGATCTAATGCCAAGATTTCTGACGAAGATATACTGCGTATACTGAGAGGCAAAGGCAAGGTAAAGGTGTTTTCTCAGCAGTACAAGGCTTTTACAACGGGTAAGTCAGATATAGCAGACAATGAGGAGAGATTGTTTTTGTGCGAATGTTCGGGAGGTGTAGAGTAA
- a CDS encoding AlwI family type II restriction endonuclease, with translation MNMEFSYKSFCWCLGTTSFRTKNFNKTIETQLGLLDSFWNLPENNTDSWQGNDILQTRYYDYMKNNNFVYGEAKNKPKDAREKTSGLVDFGLVMPDRKLSKVGKQLLQMSRKNDFVSDNFFNIPKDSFLFAKQLLKTSVDVDSEFVRPFIILIYALEHLEYITFEEFMYLLPLCTNSQNTEEIIDKIKQFRTGAVSIDDIIFNRIINMDNYKAALQYFLDSDVTEDIICTVGINRKSRSYDKAYYPLYVALKSIYLDNKYDSIPELLEAVKGLSSGISGRWKKILFSTPLERNIRKLGKEALNATIFDNITSEEDFKRVFFRLLQTNKAKATLSDYFDLNRRYFKTSDLVLFQENKVELDTIPKYFFAPIVNCLYQDAFVESNSLFDDISLEEISPCLELNKEDLLARLSKRFGVSVKTLEEANQIVEDERYKRLQQLIDDKFTDEKILALLDMFQCRADQAIQEQVTDNADIPTIFEYVLGILWYKISERQGKVLDYMKLSLGADLLPKTHAAGGEADIVYEYSGSDDYPEHSLLLEATLADNTNQRRMEMEPVSRHLGQHLLRSKNMDSYCIFATNYLHPNVVSDFRSRKNVPYYDQQDDTKCVESMKIIPLSTDDLKAIIRTGRKYRDLYRIFDNAYKDETQVRPLEWRKQMIENILSE, from the coding sequence ATGAATATGGAGTTTTCTTATAAGAGCTTTTGTTGGTGTTTGGGAACAACAAGTTTCAGAACAAAGAATTTTAATAAGACGATAGAAACACAGTTGGGGTTACTGGATTCTTTTTGGAACTTACCTGAGAACAATACCGATAGTTGGCAGGGAAATGATATTTTGCAAACCAGATATTATGATTATATGAAAAATAATAATTTTGTGTATGGTGAAGCTAAAAATAAACCCAAAGACGCTAGAGAAAAAACATCAGGACTGGTTGATTTTGGGTTAGTTATGCCAGATAGAAAATTGTCTAAAGTTGGGAAGCAGCTATTGCAAATGAGTCGTAAGAATGATTTTGTGTCAGATAACTTTTTCAATATACCAAAAGACAGTTTTTTATTTGCCAAGCAATTGCTCAAAACTTCGGTAGATGTTGATTCTGAATTCGTACGTCCATTCATTATTTTAATTTATGCGCTGGAACACTTAGAGTATATCACATTTGAAGAATTTATGTATTTATTGCCACTGTGTACAAATTCACAAAATACAGAAGAAATTATTGATAAAATCAAGCAATTTAGAACGGGGGCAGTTTCTATAGACGATATTATCTTTAATAGAATAATAAATATGGACAACTATAAAGCAGCACTACAATATTTTTTAGATTCAGATGTCACAGAAGATATTATTTGTACTGTTGGAATAAATAGAAAGAGCAGATCGTATGACAAAGCATATTATCCATTGTATGTTGCCTTAAAGTCTATATATTTGGATAATAAATATGATAGTATACCTGAGTTATTAGAAGCGGTAAAAGGTTTATCAAGTGGCATAAGTGGTCGATGGAAGAAGATATTATTTTCCACGCCGCTTGAAAGAAATATACGCAAACTAGGTAAAGAAGCTTTAAATGCAACTATTTTTGATAACATAACTAGCGAGGAGGATTTTAAAAGAGTTTTCTTCAGATTATTGCAAACAAACAAAGCAAAAGCCACTTTGTCTGATTATTTTGATTTAAACAGAAGATATTTTAAGACGTCAGATTTGGTTCTGTTTCAAGAAAATAAAGTTGAATTAGATACTATTCCAAAATATTTTTTTGCTCCGATTGTGAATTGCTTATATCAAGATGCTTTTGTTGAGAGTAATAGTTTGTTTGACGATATTTCATTAGAAGAAATTTCACCTTGTCTGGAGTTAAATAAAGAAGATTTACTGGCAAGATTAAGCAAACGGTTCGGTGTTTCTGTAAAAACATTAGAAGAAGCTAATCAAATTGTTGAAGACGAACGTTATAAACGTTTACAACAATTGATTGATGACAAGTTTACAGATGAAAAGATTTTAGCATTGTTAGACATGTTTCAATGTAGAGCAGATCAAGCAATACAAGAACAAGTAACGGATAATGCAGATATACCCACTATTTTTGAGTATGTACTGGGGATATTGTGGTATAAGATAAGCGAAAGACAAGGTAAGGTTCTGGATTATATGAAATTGTCTTTAGGGGCCGATTTGCTACCTAAAACTCATGCGGCAGGTGGTGAAGCTGATATTGTATACGAGTATTCTGGGAGCGACGATTATCCAGAACACTCTTTGCTCTTGGAGGCAACTTTAGCAGACAATACAAATCAGCGCAGAATGGAAATGGAACCTGTTTCAAGACATTTAGGACAACATTTATTACGCTCTAAAAATATGGACTCATACTGTATATTTGCAACAAATTATTTGCACCCAAATGTTGTATCTGATTTCAGATCAAGGAAAAATGTGCCATATTATGATCAACAAGATGATACCAAATGTGTAGAATCAATGAAAATCATACCGTTAAGCACAGATGATTTAAAAGCAATTATTCGCACAGGTAGAAAATATAGAGACTTATACCGGATCTTCGATAATGCGTATAAGGATGAAACGCAGGTAAGACCGCTAGAATGGCGTAAACAGATGATAGAGAATATTTTGTCTGAATGA
- a CDS encoding DUF2075 domain-containing protein, with product MSDAFYKNSIHNFLRQSDDEIFGIIAAGDRYDTVAAQKDAWMEQIRVLKYALAYAPSGSILFEYTLPRVGGRIDNILLINNTVFVLEFKVGAETYASDAIRQVRTYAFDLQNYHEESRRCKIVPILVATGVPDDYRKHDVPEDVILTDGDELRNIIIRNTDTSCTTINMDKWANSRYLPTPTIIEAAKALYNTHSVADIAQNTAAENLTKTSDAVQRIIEHSKQNKQKSICFVTGVPGAGKTLAGLNIVFANQKTTGQSYSCFLTGNQPLVSVLSEALALDAYKQNGTSKSLTHSKIKSSIQIIHHFRDRSLNEADVPTENVVIFDEAQRAWNQRMLSDFMQKKKGAILNRLTDDQRAHFLAMSEPELLIDYMNRHQDWAVIVCLVGGGQDINTGEAGIQEWFASLKRSFPDWNVYVSGDITASEYLGDQSFAELTDGLKCETIKELHLSVSLRAHRTSDVAGFVDSLLDNDAAAAAEKYKRLSEVYPIYMTRDLARAKQWVREQTAGKTLRHGLIASSNGRRLRADGIWIESKCKPEKWFLGERDDIKSSYFMEEAASEFDIQGLEIDYAVVGWDADYRYVDSKFEYYKPSGSRWLSINQEDKRRYLKNAYRVLLTRAREGFVIFVPRGDVSDATRQPKFYDALWQYLTAIGVEEL from the coding sequence AAATCTTTGGTATTATCGCCGCAGGTGACAGATACGACACAGTTGCAGCACAAAAAGACGCATGGATGGAACAAATTCGCGTGTTGAAATATGCGCTGGCATACGCGCCATCTGGCAGCATTCTGTTTGAATACACTTTGCCACGCGTGGGCGGTCGCATAGACAACATCTTGCTGATAAACAATACTGTCTTTGTTTTGGAATTTAAGGTCGGCGCAGAAACATATGCCAGTGACGCAATCCGCCAGGTTCGCACATATGCATTTGATTTGCAAAACTATCACGAAGAAAGCCGTCGGTGTAAAATCGTTCCTATCTTGGTGGCAACAGGTGTGCCGGATGACTACCGCAAACACGATGTCCCAGAAGACGTAATCCTGACCGATGGTGATGAATTGCGTAATATAATTATTCGCAACACAGATACTTCGTGCACAACAATCAATATGGATAAATGGGCAAATTCCAGATATCTTCCAACGCCAACGATTATTGAGGCCGCCAAAGCCCTATATAACACTCACTCTGTCGCAGATATTGCGCAAAATACGGCAGCCGAAAACCTGACAAAAACATCAGACGCGGTTCAGCGCATAATTGAACATTCAAAACAGAATAAACAAAAATCAATCTGCTTTGTCACCGGTGTGCCTGGTGCGGGCAAAACCTTGGCTGGTCTGAACATTGTATTTGCAAATCAGAAAACAACGGGGCAAAGTTATTCGTGCTTTTTGACAGGTAATCAGCCATTGGTTTCGGTACTTAGCGAGGCTTTGGCTCTAGATGCATACAAGCAAAATGGTACGTCCAAATCTCTTACGCACAGCAAGATAAAATCTTCTATTCAGATAATTCATCACTTTCGTGATCGTTCCTTGAATGAGGCAGACGTTCCAACTGAAAATGTTGTCATATTTGACGAAGCACAGCGTGCATGGAACCAACGTATGTTATCAGACTTTATGCAAAAGAAGAAAGGGGCGATTCTTAACCGTCTAACAGATGATCAGCGTGCCCACTTCTTGGCTATGAGCGAGCCAGAGTTGTTAATTGACTATATGAACCGACACCAAGATTGGGCCGTAATTGTATGTCTTGTTGGTGGCGGTCAGGATATTAACACTGGCGAGGCCGGTATCCAGGAATGGTTTGCGTCATTAAAGCGTTCTTTCCCAGATTGGAATGTTTACGTGTCTGGCGATATAACTGCCAGTGAATACCTGGGCGACCAATCGTTTGCAGAACTGACCGATGGGCTGAAATGCGAAACGATTAAAGAGTTGCACCTGTCTGTATCGTTGCGCGCACACAGAACATCCGATGTTGCGGGCTTTGTGGATTCTTTGCTGGATAATGATGCCGCAGCCGCCGCAGAAAAATATAAACGATTGTCCGAAGTCTATCCAATTTATATGACGCGTGATTTGGCGCGTGCCAAACAATGGGTGCGTGAACAGACCGCCGGCAAGACGTTGCGTCATGGCCTGATTGCCAGTTCAAATGGTCGCAGATTGCGTGCGGACGGAATTTGGATAGAAAGTAAGTGCAAGCCGGAAAAGTGGTTCCTGGGTGAACGTGATGATATCAAGTCGTCATACTTTATGGAAGAAGCGGCCAGTGAATTTGATATCCAGGGACTGGAAATAGACTATGCGGTTGTTGGCTGGGACGCAGATTACAGATATGTTGACAGCAAATTTGAATATTATAAACCCAGTGGTTCGCGTTGGCTATCAATCAACCAAGAAGACAAGCGCCGTTATCTTAAAAACGCGTATCGTGTACTGCTGACCCGCGCCCGTGAAGGTTTTGTAATATTCGTCCCACGCGGCGACGTATCAGACGCTACCCGCCAACCAAAATTCTACGACGCCCTATGGCAATACCTAACCGCAATCGGCGTGGAGGAGTTGTAA
- a CDS encoding DNA adenine methylase, which produces MAFVQSPLNYTGGKAKLLPQILPLFPKQINTFVDLFCGGCNVGVNAVASKVIYNDLDRNLIYLYHTLKNLDKQAVFNWVYEIIDKYGLSLVSLHGYEHYGCDSSSGLGDYNREKFLKLREDFNTKLAKDYYYYVVLYVLIVYAFNNQIRFNANQHFNLPVGKRDFNSKMAEKLSSFIDKLHEQDCEFTCRDFREFDIESLSVDDFVYVDPPYLITCATYNEQGGWDLKAEQDLLNFLDKLNAKGIKFALSNVLRSKGKENKLLIQWLENNSNKYKAIRLNYNYANSSYHTKDRTKSSEEVLIINY; this is translated from the coding sequence ATGGCATTTGTACAATCTCCTCTTAATTATACGGGCGGAAAAGCCAAATTGTTGCCACAGATATTGCCATTGTTCCCCAAGCAAATAAACACATTTGTAGATTTGTTTTGTGGTGGATGTAATGTTGGGGTTAATGCCGTAGCATCTAAAGTAATATATAACGATTTAGATAGAAATTTGATTTATCTATATCATACATTAAAAAATCTGGACAAACAGGCTGTTTTCAACTGGGTATACGAAATAATAGATAAGTATGGTTTGTCTCTTGTTAGTCTACATGGTTATGAGCACTATGGTTGTGATAGTAGTTCAGGACTAGGAGATTATAACAGAGAAAAATTTCTAAAATTACGAGAAGATTTTAACACAAAATTAGCTAAAGACTATTATTACTATGTGGTTCTATATGTATTGATTGTATATGCCTTTAACAACCAGATACGATTTAATGCCAATCAGCATTTTAATTTACCAGTAGGTAAGCGTGACTTTAACTCAAAAATGGCAGAGAAATTATCTTCGTTTATAGACAAACTGCATGAGCAAGATTGTGAATTTACCTGTCGGGATTTTAGAGAATTTGATATAGAAAGTTTGAGTGTTGATGATTTTGTGTATGTGGACCCTCCTTATTTGATTACGTGTGCTACATATAATGAACAAGGCGGTTGGGACTTGAAAGCCGAGCAGGATTTGCTAAACTTTTTAGACAAACTAAATGCAAAGGGAATAAAATTTGCGTTATCTAACGTATTGCGCAGTAAAGGCAAAGAAAATAAGCTGTTGATTCAGTGGTTGGAAAATAATTCAAATAAATATAAGGCAATCAGATTGAATTATAACTATGCCAATTCTAGCTATCACACAAAAGACAGAACTAAATCTAGTGAAGAAGTGCTAATTATTAACTATTAG